The Bryobacteraceae bacterium genome includes a window with the following:
- a CDS encoding RNA-binding protein, translating to MRKGERWALPAVVLAALGVWGAAVLGGPVPEASAPIRFELAPISFRLEHGEIRPRRVPATMAGGLAVFDYDRDGHPDIFFTNGANLETLQKDDPKYRNRLFRNEGGGRFRDVTDAAGLAGTRYSHCAAAADFDNDGWPDLFVGGVHHNTLYRNNGDGTFSDVTEKAGIRNTPDPEFGPLWAIGGVWVDVNSDGLLDLFVVNYLQWDFKTEPLCEYKGESDYCSPRMYKGTPNQLYLNRGSGRFEDVSARWGLRSKVGKGMGGAMADFDADGRPDIFVTNDYLYNFLFHHKGDRFDEIAFQSGIALPEDGLFISGMGTDFRDYDNDGVPDIVFAALQRQTFPLFRGLGAKGFTEVTSSTGLRELVMQMAGFGVGFVDFDNDGWKDLFVSRGDVLARPLPGNVVEQHNSVFRNLKGKGWQALTAEAGLDAASPARHRGLGFGDFDGDGRMDVAVTALASPAEIWLNRSPQAGHWIAFQLEGVKSNRDGMGALIRVDTPSGPQWNHMTSSLGYASSSLGPVRFGLGPHAKADRVEIRWPSGKTQILENVAADRIVPVREPD from the coding sequence ATGCGGAAAGGCGAGCGGTGGGCGCTTCCGGCTGTCGTGCTCGCGGCGTTGGGCGTGTGGGGGGCCGCTGTCCTGGGCGGGCCTGTTCCGGAGGCCTCCGCCCCCATCCGTTTCGAGCTCGCCCCGATCAGCTTCCGCCTCGAGCACGGCGAGATCAGGCCCCGCCGCGTTCCCGCCACCATGGCCGGGGGCCTCGCTGTCTTCGACTACGACCGCGATGGCCATCCCGACATCTTCTTCACGAACGGGGCCAACCTCGAGACGCTCCAGAAGGACGATCCAAAATACCGCAACCGCCTCTTCCGCAACGAAGGTGGCGGTAGGTTCCGCGACGTTACTGATGCCGCCGGCCTTGCAGGAACCCGCTACAGCCACTGCGCCGCAGCCGCCGACTTCGACAACGACGGCTGGCCCGACCTCTTCGTCGGCGGCGTCCATCACAACACGCTCTACCGCAACAACGGCGACGGCACATTCTCCGATGTCACGGAAAAAGCGGGCATCCGGAACACTCCCGACCCGGAGTTCGGCCCTCTCTGGGCCATCGGCGGCGTCTGGGTGGACGTCAATTCCGACGGACTGCTCGATCTGTTCGTCGTCAACTACCTCCAGTGGGATTTCAAGACCGAGCCGCTCTGCGAGTACAAGGGCGAAAGCGACTACTGCAGCCCGCGCATGTACAAGGGCACGCCCAACCAGCTCTATCTGAATCGCGGCAGCGGCCGCTTCGAAGATGTTTCCGCCCGGTGGGGCCTGCGCTCAAAAGTGGGGAAGGGAATGGGCGGCGCCATGGCCGACTTCGACGCCGATGGCCGCCCGGACATTTTCGTAACAAACGACTATTTGTACAACTTCCTTTTCCATCACAAAGGCGACCGTTTCGACGAAATCGCGTTTCAATCCGGCATCGCGTTGCCGGAAGACGGCCTTTTTATCTCCGGGATGGGCACGGATTTCCGTGATTATGACAACGACGGCGTCCCCGATATCGTCTTCGCCGCGCTCCAACGCCAGACCTTCCCGCTGTTTCGCGGCCTCGGCGCCAAAGGCTTCACGGAAGTCACCTCCTCCACCGGCCTCCGCGAACTCGTCATGCAGATGGCCGGCTTCGGCGTTGGCTTCGTCGACTTCGACAATGACGGCTGGAAGGATCTGTTCGTCTCGCGCGGCGACGTGCTCGCCCGCCCCCTGCCGGGCAACGTCGTCGAACAGCACAATTCCGTCTTCCGCAACCTCAAAGGCAAAGGCTGGCAGGCGCTCACTGCGGAGGCAGGCCTCGACGCCGCGTCCCCGGCGCGCCACCGCGGCCTCGGCTTCGGCGATTTCGACGGCGACGGCCGCATGGATGTCGCCGTCACCGCCCTCGCCTCGCCGGCCGAAATCTGGCTCAACCGGTCTCCGCAGGCCGGCCACTGGATCGCCTTTCAGCTTGAAGGCGTAAAGTCCAACCGCGACGGCATGGGTGCCCTTATCCGTGTCGACACGCCCTCCGGTCCCCAGTGGAACCACATGACCTCCAGCC